In Massilia violaceinigra, one DNA window encodes the following:
- a CDS encoding elongation factor P, protein MKPAKEIRVGNIIMVDSKPMIVLRSDVNGSSRTGFTYKWKMKNLLTNSPLENVFRGDDKFDVIVLDKKPVTYSYFADPLFVFMDTEYNQYEIEEENLGDALHYLKDGMECEAVFYDGKAISVELPTTIARKVAYSEPAVKGNTSGNVLKEAKLENAIEAHSHSVQVPLFVSTDDVIEIDTRTNEYKRVVRN, encoded by the coding sequence ATGAAACCTGCAAAAGAAATTCGTGTTGGCAACATTATTATGGTTGACAGCAAGCCTATGATCGTGTTGCGTTCCGATGTCAACGGCTCGAGCCGCACGGGCTTCACCTACAAATGGAAGATGAAGAATCTTCTGACCAACAGCCCACTGGAAAACGTATTCCGTGGCGACGACAAGTTCGACGTCATCGTGCTGGACAAGAAGCCGGTGACCTACTCGTACTTCGCCGATCCGCTGTTCGTCTTCATGGACACCGAGTACAACCAGTACGAAATCGAAGAAGAAAACCTGGGCGATGCACTGCATTACCTGAAAGACGGTATGGAATGCGAAGCCGTGTTCTACGACGGCAAGGCCATCTCGGTCGAGCTGCCAACCACGATCGCACGCAAGGTTGCTTACTCCGAGCCAGCAGTCAAGGGCAACACGTCGGGTAACGTCCTGAAAGAAGCCAAGCTGGAAAACGCCATCGAAGCGCACAGCCACTCGGTTCAGGTGCCACTGTTCGTCAGCACCGACGACGTCATCGAAATCGATACCCGCACCAACGAATACAAGCGCGTCGTTCGTAACTGA
- a CDS encoding TssQ family T6SS-associated lipoprotein: MNRSQHFLIFAVVAAGLALSGCATTEPQPKTSATPRPTAPRPPTPRPPPPVVPSTPTVSADQVALNEGIELYNQGSYNEAIKRLGAADVTGGSKATQVSAHKYMAFSYCVTSRPAPCRQHFEKAFKLDPAFALAPGESGHPLWGPVFAKAKKSK, from the coding sequence ATGAACCGATCCCAACACTTCCTGATCTTCGCCGTCGTGGCCGCTGGCCTCGCGCTGTCCGGCTGCGCCACCACCGAACCGCAGCCCAAGACGAGCGCGACTCCCCGCCCGACGGCGCCGCGTCCGCCCACCCCGCGTCCACCGCCGCCGGTCGTGCCGTCCACGCCGACCGTCAGCGCCGACCAGGTGGCGCTCAACGAAGGCATCGAACTTTATAACCAGGGCTCGTACAACGAGGCCATCAAGCGCCTCGGCGCGGCCGACGTTACTGGCGGCTCCAAGGCCACCCAGGTCAGCGCGCACAAGTACATGGCTTTCAGCTACTGCGTGACCTCGCGTCCGGCCCCGTGCCGCCAGCATTTCGAAAAAGCCTTCAAGCTCGATCCGGCATTCGCGCTCGCGCCCGGCGAAAGCGGCCACCCGCTGTGGGGGCCGGTGTTCGCCAAGGCGAAAAAATCGAAGTAA